DNA sequence from the Huiozyma naganishii CBS 8797 chromosome 10, complete genome genome:
CACATCTGAAATGCAAAAAACCACGGGTTCCGTCGAAGAAAGTATTTATAGAAAGATGATGGAAGACCGTATGAAAGAAAATGTAGAGACCGGACTCGTTGTCgtaaataaaaaagaaaaatttgCCGGACTGGTGATGACACTCATGCTAAGTTTCAACCATAAACTACAAGCTTGTTTTCATGGTGACAAAGAATTTTACTGGCTGGGTCCATTGTTTGCTGGTCAATCGTATTCCATTGAACCCAAAGGTGCTGCTTTAACAGGGTTTCCACAAAAGAAATATAAGGATGGGAAATACGTTAGTACAAAACTATGCGATTTTCACATTGCACATGTTCGTGGCAATGAACTCTTCTGGATTAATGGTGGGCTGAAAGAATTTAAACCCGACGCAGGACAAGATACCCATGGATATGAGAATAAAGCCTGGAAAATGAATGGAGTTTTAATCCCAAAACAGGAACAAGGGTCTTGGAACTtagaagaaacagattaCGGGAACACGTTTTGTGCTGAGGCAGTTGAAGTGGGCTCCAATAAACCTCCACAAGGTGAAGTTATATGGTTTGACGAGAAGACATACAACAAAGTCAATGATATTGCTAAGTTATGGAACAATGACGAAAAAGACTCCATCTGAGACTGATTTGGCATCACTTCTATCTCTGTATACTATTCATATCAATACAGACATGCGGCTAGAGCTCATCTCATACTCTAAGCCATGCATATCTTAAAAGATTATAGCCAATTaattgaagaacaaaaatgaTAAAATGTCATGAGGAGCTCATTGGAGAGTACCATTGACAACCCCATTATTGGCAACATATCATAACGTTTGGACGCTGGATTAAATTTTCCGAAAACCTTCTGACTTatctcttcaaaacttttcgaCCTCTGAAAAACGCAGAGCCATGAAATAAGAAATTTCAAGGACATTTTTCCGGAAACCTGACCTCATAGATAAAGAATATCACATGATAATTTATACTGGTTACAGCCTACCAACTCTGGCATGAAATCAGGCCCAGTTAGCTCAGTTACCCATTGTTTCACATAAACTAGAATACAAAACCTTGTCAACAGGATGGTACGTCGATTAGGTTCAAGACGGAAATGAGACAGAATTTACGTTGAAGGTTTACAGCTTggattttgaaacaaaTGAATACTTGCTGTTGAATGGCACTAAGCACAAGTCTTggtgattttttttttatagGGAACACAAAACTTCGAAGATATTTCTGTACAGTTGATAGTCCACTTTCCCAAAAAGGAACTTTCCTTCAATCCTAATGGTaatcaaatttttttgtcttttcGACGTATGGAGTATTGGCTTAGCTCGAACTCTAAAAAACTCACCAAGTTTAATGGTTTTCAAACGATCCGATTTTGCAATAGTCTTTATCCTTTGATGGGAGCATATAAAAAGACGTAACTAAAAAACTAAGCTTCCTTATGTTATAACTAGAAGCACCGTGATCATAGAGTACAAATTCAATAAACACCTGAAGAAGTCAGCCCGAACTAAATCAGTGGGCACATTTTTTGTAATGGATAATCCCAGTAGAAACCACAAGCTCAAAAAACGTTTGGTTTATTGCTTATCACAGACAACCGTTAATCTCTAGGATATTGTACTACCCCTTTAATTATCTCCGATGATACCCATTGAATGTAAGATGAAAGCTTGGAAACTAATTTCTGAGACCGAGTCGACAAAAGTGTGGCTAATAAAATATATCCTTACTCGAGTCATTTAATTAAGCGGTTAGCTAACACATAGTTACACTGGACCTCCCTCCTCGACATGGAAAATTACGTGATGTAATAGGGTTTTGCCCAGCCTGGTGTTTATTTTGGATTAAACTTATGTAATGATTTGTAATAGTGCATTACAACCAAAAATTGTAATCATTTGCCGGCCACAGAATCAATCGCACAGGAGAGTGGTAGCCACGTAGTGACCTCATTTGCGGGGCACAGAATGTATTTCCTACGGGGTGAattattctcttttttgCCCTGATCGGGAAAAATTTTGCGGCACtaaaaaatcaaaaatGAAGTTAGTTAATCTTGACAGCAGTTCCctacagaaaaaaaaagtggatAGCCAAAATGTCCAATCCTCTGGAAATCCGGAGATCACATACCATGCCAAGGAATGAAGACTTGGTTAAGTAGGTTTTTCCTAGTCCAGGTTATATAAATTAAGTGATGTATTACACACTTGTATAAGAACGGTAACCAATTCTGGGGACACCCCTAAGCAACATGGTAACCAGCAtgaatttgaagttgaaaaatatacttCCGTTGACTTTAGTGTTGCTGAACCTTTGCGTTACCCAGACAATAGTTAACGGGTTGCTTATTACCAGTAATACTTTTCTGAAAGGAGACCATGTGTTTAATGGCACTGTTACAGTCGAGAAAGGCGCGACTCTTAATTTAGAGGGGGGAACCTACCATTTTGACGGTGACCTTAATGTTCATGGTACGCTGAATGCCAACTATACTTATTTTTCATTGAACCAATTTTCTTCCGTTAATATCACAGGATTAGTCGAACTGTATGCCTCGGGCATCGACACAATTATAATTGTGAAAACGTTTTATAACTCTGGGTACTTGTACTTGGAAAGTACAACGGAGCTAGATCGTATTGTCCAATTTGAGGTTTCAGCTTCAAATGAGTTTGTTAATGATGGATCAATTTATTTAGGACGCAAAACTACGGAGTTTTTGTTAGGTCTAAGCA
Encoded proteins:
- the KNAG0J03000 gene encoding uncharacterized protein; its protein translation is MVTSMNLKLKNILPLTLVLLNLCVTQTIVNGLLITSNTFLKGDHVFNGTVTVEKGATLNLEGGTYHFDGDLNVHGTLNANYTYFSLNQFSSVNITGLVELYASGIDTIIIVKTFYNSGYLYLESTTELDRIVQFEVSASNEFVNDGSIYLGRKTTEFLLGLSIGAQNGIQAPFTNNGLVNVCGFNKVINGTDLYVENARQLAFYTNVEGSGTMKVKNAVFGIGQVQFSSKQNIVLDSSALLPMNVNLSIAVHGLSSSLIIMGADILLKI